In the genome of Arabidopsis thaliana chromosome 4, partial sequence, the window CAGATTGAATTTACTAGTGCGTCTTAGTTATTCCTGCTCTGATTTTGTTTCGATTCTCTGAGATTACAGATGGAGATGGTCGTGTTTCGGGTAACGATGCTACAAAGTTCTTCGCGATGTCAAAGCTTTCTCGCCAGGAACTCAAACAGGTTATTATTCATATAATCGACGATTCGTGAAATATATAGGCtatttggtttaaaattgAACTTTCTGAGTTCATGAATCCATGGAATTTGTAACAGTGTAATCTAGGGTTGATTGGAATTAgttggattttggtttgtagGTTTGGGCAGTTGCGGATTCAAAGCGGCAAGGATTTCTCGGTTTATCGGAGTTCATCACTGCGATGAAGGTATAATAATTGTATCAATTACATCtgttaatttgaaattttctgCTAAATTTCTTACTCAATGGATTGATTTTGTTGCTCAGCTCGTCTCATTGGCACAAGAAGGACATGAAATTACTTCAGACCTTCTCAAAGGCTCAAGTAAGTGGAAAATTACATCTTAAACTGTTTGAATCAAGAGGTTCTGATGTAAGAGCTTGATAGTCATATTAGATATAGCTAATCtgtatctttgtttttgttatagttGACATGAAGAGTGTGGAACTTCCAGTGTTGGAAGGACTAGAAAACGTTGTATCAGTAAGACTCTTTCTTATCTGATtatctcattttgtttttcaatctttacatgatttggttttcctaatctaatatatttgcttaCAGAAGCAGAAAGtgtcaaaaacaaatgtgGATGTTGAAGACAATGGTTAAATaacattctttattttcaCCAATTGTTTCATTCATGATGATATTTTTCGTTAATGTAAAACTGTTGATTTGCTGGATGAACTTTTGCAGTAGTTACCAAGCCACAAGTCACGGCAAAAACTCCTTggttcaaatcaaaatctattaTTAAGGTTGGTTGCTGTTTTCTTTATTGCTGCAAATGTgattctttttcaaatatGGAGTCATGTGATTTAACGAGTATTTTGTCACTTTTCATATCCAGCCACAAGTAAATGTGGTGACAATTGTTGATGGCTTGAAAAGATTGTACACTGAAAAGCTAAAGCCTTTGGAAGTCACATATCGGTTCAATGATTTTGCATCCCCGGTACTGGTGAGTAATATCCTTACTGTTTCAGAAACACTtgtgagtttttgtttattccgTTTTTTCGGTGAAGAGCTAAAGAACTCATATCTATATCACCATGGAAAATGATTCTCAGTTTATTGATACTTTATGATTTGCAGACTAGTAGCGATTTTGATGCCAAACCAATGGTAATGCTTTTGGGTCAATATTCCACCGgaaaaacaacatttataaAACACTTGCTCGGATGTGACTACCCAGGTAACTTGCTTTGTTTCCTCTAATCCTAGCAAATGCAAGGAATCTTCAGTTATCTATCTGATCTTCACCATTGTCCTCTTGTTGTCAGGAGCTCATATCGGTCCAGAGCCAACAACAGATAGGTTTGTAGTTGCAATGGTATGTCAATGTGTCTTGATCTAATTGTAGTGTAATGATTGCtagttactttttctttttatttgagtTAACtcttatgatttgattttcttatagaGTGGACCAGATGAGCGGACTATACCTGGAAATACCATGGCTGTTCAAGCTGACATGCCATTTAACGGACTAACAAGCTTTGGAGGTGCTTTCCTCTCAAAGTTCGAGTGTTCTCAAATGCCGCATCCGGTGAGTGATTAAGCATTACCccactctctctttttatctttccCTCTGTTGGTTTAAAGAAGCTTTCCCTTCTTGTTTGTGGTAGGTCTTGGACCAAATTACTCTTGTAGACACTCCTGGAGTTCTTTCAGGAGAGAAACAAAGGATGCAAAGGAGCTATGACTTCACTGGTGTCATCTCATGGTTTGCATCTAAATGCGACATGATTCTCCTGCTCTTTGATCCCCACAAGCTTGACATCAGTGATGAATTCAAACGTGTGATAACATCTCTACGTGGTAATGAAGACAAGATCCGTGTTGTCTTAAACAAAGCTGACCAAGTTGATACTCAACAAGTAAGTTTCGTTTTCGTCCCATTCATTTGTTATGTTCATAAGCTTCATTTTTACTCATTGTTGAGCCGCTTTTTCTAAAGCTAATGAGAGTGTATGGAGCATTGATGTGGTCGCTTGGTAAAGTCCTGAACA includes:
- the EHD2 gene encoding EPS15 homology domain 2 (EPS15 homology domain 2 (EHD2); FUNCTIONS IN: GTP binding, GTPase activity, calcium ion binding; INVOLVED IN: endocytosis; LOCATED IN: plasma membrane, microsome, membrane, cytoplasm; EXPRESSED IN: 22 plant structures; EXPRESSED DURING: 13 growth stages; CONTAINS InterPro DOMAIN/s: EF-HAND 2 (InterPro:IPR018249), EPS15 homology (EH) (InterPro:IPR000261), Dynamin, GTPase domain (InterPro:IPR001401), EF-hand-like domain (InterPro:IPR011992), Calcium-binding EF-hand (InterPro:IPR002048); BEST Arabidopsis thaliana protein match is: EPS15 homology domain 1 (TAIR:AT3G20290.2); Has 35333 Blast hits to 34131 proteins in 2444 species: Archae - 798; Bacteria - 22429; Metazoa - 974; Fungi - 991; Plants - 531; Viruses - 0; Other Eukaryotes - 9610 (source: NCBI BLink).), producing METSSTISIGSCLKEHQKIYKEWFNIADSDGDGRVSGNDATKFFAMSKLSRQELKQVWAVADSKRQGFLGLSEFITAMKLVSLAQEGHEITSDLLKGSIDMKSVELPVLEGLENVVSKQKVSKTNVDVEDNVTKPQVTAKTPWFKSKSIIKPQVNVVTIVDGLKRLYTEKLKPLEVTYRFNDFASPVLTSSDFDAKPMVMLLGQYSTGKTTFIKHLLGCDYPGAHIGPEPTTDRFVVAMSGPDERTIPGNTMAVQADMPFNGLTSFGGAFLSKFECSQMPHPVLDQITLVDTPGVLSGEKQRMQRSYDFTGVISWFASKCDMILLLFDPHKLDISDEFKRVITSLRGNEDKIRVVLNKADQVDTQQLMRVYGALMWSLGKVLNTPEVVRVYIGSFNDKPINEVAVGPIGKELFEKEQNDLLADLMDVPKKACDRKINEFVKRARSAKINAYIMSHLKKEMPAMMGKSKAQQRLMDNLEEEFGKVQREFHLPAGDFPSVEHFREVLGGYNIDKFEKLKPKMIQAVDDMLGYDIPDLLKKFRNPYDN
- the EHD2 gene encoding EPS15 homology domain 2 (EPS15 homology domain 2 (EHD2); FUNCTIONS IN: GTP binding, GTPase activity, calcium ion binding; INVOLVED IN: endocytosis; LOCATED IN: plasma membrane, microsome, membrane, cytoplasm; EXPRESSED IN: 22 plant structures; EXPRESSED DURING: 13 growth stages; CONTAINS InterPro DOMAIN/s: EF-HAND 2 (InterPro:IPR018249), EPS15 homology (EH) (InterPro:IPR000261), Dynamin, GTPase domain (InterPro:IPR001401), EF-hand-like domain (InterPro:IPR011992), Calcium-binding EF-hand (InterPro:IPR002048); BEST Arabidopsis thaliana protein match is: EPS15 homology domain 1 (TAIR:AT3G20290.2); Has 2647 Blast hits to 1775 proteins in 263 species: Archae - 2; Bacteria - 75; Metazoa - 1675; Fungi - 405; Plants - 219; Viruses - 0; Other Eukaryotes - 271 (source: NCBI BLink).) yields the protein METSSTISIGSCLKEHQKIYKEWFNIADSDGDGRVSGNDATKFFAMSKLSRQELKQVWAVADSKRQGFLGLSEFITAMKLVSLAQEGHEITSDLLKGSIDMKSVELPVLEGLENVVSKQKVSKTNVDVEDNVVTKPQVTAKTPWFKSKSIIKPQVNVVTIVDGLKRLYTEKLKPLEVTYRFNDFASPVLTSSDFDAKPMVMLLGQYSTGKTTFIKHLLGCDYPGAHIGPEPTTDRFVVAMSGPDERTIPGNTMAVQADMPFNGLTSFGGAFLSKFECSQMPHPVLDQITLVDTPGVLSGEKQRMQRSYDFTGVISWFASKCDMILLLFDPHKLDISDEFKRVITSLRGNEDKIRVVLNKADQVDTQQLMRVYGALMWSLGKVLNTPEVVRVYIGSFNDKPINEVAVGPIGKELFEKEQNDLLADLMDVPKKACDRKINEFVKRARSAKINAYIMSHLKKEMPAMMGKSKAQQRLMDNLEEEFGKVQREFHLPAGDFPSVEHFREVLGGYNIDKFEKLKPKMIQAVDDMLGYDIPDLLKKFRNPYDN